A window of Rhododendron vialii isolate Sample 1 chromosome 13a, ASM3025357v1 contains these coding sequences:
- the LOC131313897 gene encoding PKS-NRPS hybrid synthetase cheA-like produces the protein METSIASSPFIDKQEKVDPSIHHNLESEDHTMDVEKHVTDVVVTEQKSQQEGDTSTLGSYVGPSTIPTSTCPPYDYTEHFTTETVFPSDEALVDWIRCTGKQHGFIIVIKGSEKYIKNRTPRMWVSCERSGKYRPFVKKVDGKEVAVKKRVWSTGTKKCECPFELKAVKGNDGWTVSIHNGTHNHPPAVYLEGHSYARRLSAEQTSTVVDLSVALVKPREILTHLKVQDPENVTSIKTVYNVRQKYRVIEKAGKSQMQHLLDRLEKYHYVHWTRGNKTQNVMELFWSPPSAGEMLRAFLHVLMMDCTYKTNKYKFPLLQIVGVTSTEMTFCAAFAFMECEKTENYIWVLEKLKGMMDPNALPSVIVTDRELALMNAITNVFPHATNLLCRWHIGKNVLAKCRKMFDDKMWEEFICSWGLVVLSSSVAQYEERLCVLKRNFEMVPAALEYVEKNWMVPYKERFAGAWTDKIMHFGNLTSNRAESSHSQLKNHLENSQCNFDTIWEKIHRLMLLQVTEVKASFEKSLNSIQHDFRTTLFDRLRGVVSSNAMTLVLAASHQVKWFMESKRQCECSLRHTHGLPCAHEIAPCKMANIPLPIELIHDHWKRLSLFAPQNEGSMEETLLAHFDCFYNKFLSEDQYDVKLNYVKKMQELAHPKTSTLLEPKVNA, from the exons ATGGAAACCTCGATTGCTTCTTCTCCCTTCATtgataaacaagaaaaagttgacCCATCAATACACCACAATTTGGAGTCGGAAGATCACACAATGGATGTTGAGAAACATGTCACAGATGTTGTAGTGACGGAGCAAAAATCGCAGCAAGAG GGTGACACTTCAACACTTGGTAGTTATGTAGGGCCATCGACTATACCTACTTCGACTTGTCCTCCATACGATTATACGGAGCATTTTACAACGGAGAcg GTTTTTCCATCCGATGAAGCGTTGGTAGATTGGATAAGATGTACTGGTAAACAACACGGGTTTATCATTGTGATTAAGGGTTCTGAGAAATATATTAAGAATCGCACACCTAGGATGTGGGTTTCATGTGAAAGGAGTGGTAAGTATAGGCCGTTTGTGAAGAAAGTTGATGGGAAGGAGGTAGCTGTAAAGAAGAGAGTGTGGTCCACGGGCACCAAAAAATGTGAATgcccatttgaattgaaagctgTAAAGGGCAATGATGGTTGGACTGTCTCTATCCATAATGGCACCCACAACCATCCTCCAGCGGTGTACTTGGAGGGTCATTCGTATGCCAGGAGGTTGTCGGCAGAGCAGACTAGCACGGTGGTTGATTTGTCAGTTGCTTTGGTGAAACCCAGAGAAATCCTAACCCATTTGAAGGTTCAAGATCCTGAGAACGTAACGTCTATCAAAACCGTGTACAATGTACGACAAAAGTATCGAGTGATAGAGAAAGCTGGAAAATCTCAAATGCAACATTTGTTGGATCGGCTAGAAAAGTACCACTACGTTCATTGGACCCGTGGGAACAAGACTCAGAATGTCATGGAGTTGTTTTGGTCTCCCCCATCTGCCGGGGAGATGTTACGTGCTTTTCTCCACGTGTTAATGATGGATTGCACATACAAGACGAATAAGTATAAGTTTCCTTTGCTTCAAATTGTTGGTGTAACATCAACGGAGATGACTTTTTGTGCAGCGTTTGCTTTCATGGAGTGTGAAAAAACGGAAAACTACATTTGGGTCTTGGAGAAGCTAAAAGGCATGATGGATCCCAACGCGCTTCCGTCCGTTATTGTCACGGATAGGGAGTTGGCGCTTATGAATGCCATCACAAATGTTTTCCCTCATGCTACCAACCTCCTATGTAGGTGGCATATTGGCAAAAACGTATTAGCCAAGTGTAGAAAGATGTTTGATGACAAGATGTGGGAGGAGTTTATTTGCAGTTGGGGCCTAGTCGTCCTTTCATCGAGTGTTGCACAATACGAGGAGCGCCTTTGTGTTTTGAAGCGTAATTTTGAAATGGTTCCTGCAGCACTTGAGTACGTCGAGAAAAATTGGATGGTACCCTACAAAGAAAGGTTTGCAGGAGCTTGGACGGACAAAATCATGCATTTCGGAAACCTAACAAGTAACAG GGCGGAGAGTTCACATTCGCAACtaaaaaatcatcttgaaaACTCGCAATGCAATTTTGATACTATATGGGAGAAGATTCACAGATTGATGTTGTTACAAGTTACTGAAGTCAAAGCTTCGTTTGAGAAGAGCCTTAATTCTATACAACATGATTTTAGGACAACTCTATTTGATAGGCTAAGGGGAGTTGTTTCGTCGAATGCCATGACACTTGTTTTAGCGGCATCCCATCAAGTCAAATGGTTTATGGAATCAAAGCGTCAATGCGAGTGTTCTTTGAGGCACACACATGGTTTACCTTGCGCTCATGAGATTGCTCCTTGCAAGATGGCAAATATCCCCCTTCCGATTGAGTTAATCCACGACCATTGGAAGAGGCTTTCTTTGTTTGCACCCCAAAATGAGGGTTCGATGGAGGAGACGCTTTTGGCTCACTTTGATTGTTTTTACAACAAGTTCTTAAGTGAAGATCAATATGATGTAAAGCTCAATTATGTTAAGAAGATGCAAGAGCTTGCTCATCCGAAAACCAGTACTCTCCTTGAACCCAAAGTGAATGCATAA
- the LOC131313898 gene encoding uncharacterized protein LOC131313898 codes for MEVEQHVQVEKDVDVEIHSEVHEDELHSVLQEDEPHDNVGEDEPHANVREDEPHTEICEDEPHVDVRENERESDQQEDEETTQDRGRGRGQGRGRGRQARQEEVDDEAVGPQDRSLLVDFRNHVAVDIWNGMERPLLKLHSHGRNLKKWSIAEANERLLMRVRSSEVTYF; via the exons ATGGAGGTTGAGCAACATGTTCAGGTAGAGAAGGATGTGGATGTTGAGATACATTCGGAGGTACATGAGGATGAGCTACATTCTGTCCTACAGGAGGATGAGCCACATGATAATGTAGGGGAGGATGAGCCACATGCTAATGTAAGGGAGGATGAGCCACATACTGAAATTTGTGAGGATGAGCCACATGTTGATGTACGGGAAAATGAGCGTGAGTCCGATCAACAGGAGGACGAG GAAACGACACAAGACAGAGGACGGGGGAGAGGACAAGGACGAGGGAGAGGGCGTCAGGCAAGGCAAGAGGAGGTAGACGATGAGGCAGTTGGTCCACAAGACCGGAGTTTGTTAGTGGATTTTAGGAACCATGTTGCTGTTGATATTTGGAACGGTATGGAGCGACCATTGTTGAAACTGCACTCACACGGACGTAATTTGAAGAAGTGGTCAATAGCGGAGGCAAATGAGAGGTTACTTATGAGGGTCAGAAGTTCAGAGGTTACTTATTTTTGA